The Bacillaceae bacterium IKA-2 DNA window TGCAATTCTTTTTATTAAATGTAACCAGAGCGACTGATCCTGTAACGGCATAAAGCGTATTAAGTCTAAACCCAGATCAACTTCCTTTGTAATAACATCTGATATTACACAAGGTACTCCTGCTCCTTGCGCTTCAATTAATGTAACGGGAAGTCCTTCATGAAATGACGGAAATACAAAGCAATCAAAAGCTTGCAGTATTCGATTGATATCACTGCGAACGCCTAGCAACTTAACTTTTTTTTCAATCTTTAAATCTTTAATTTTCTTTTCGATTTGCGATCGAAGCGGTCCATCACCTACTAATAAGAGGGTTGCCTCTGGAATTTCAACACTTAACTTAGCAAATAGTTCTAATAGAAAAATATGGTTTTTTTGATGATTAAATCTTCCTACATGTCCGATGACAAACTGATCATGGCCTAACATTAATTCTCTTCTAATTTGTTTTCTTATTTCTGGTGAAAATTTATATTGATCGCTTTCGATTCCATTTTTCAATATCCTTGCATTCTCAGCTTCTTTACCAAACAACCATTTTGCTGCTGCGCTCGAGCAAGCAAATTGATGGGTTGCACTTGGTAAAATATTCGAACCTACATACCATTTATATAATCTTGCTGGCAGGCTACCTTCACTACTTGTATTATGACTATGTGCAATTCTTACTGGGACATTATTGTTTTTGGCGGCTCGTAAAACAAGACCGCTCATTTTGTCCATATGAGCATGGACAATTTTATAGTTGTTATTTGAAGAGAAAAATTTATTCAAAGCTTTAATATATCCAAAATGACCAATGTCTGTAATATAATCAATTCGATGAATGTTTCCACCTAGCTCGCGGATTTCCTCATCAAAGACCCCTTCTTTACACGTTAAAAAGTCAAATTGAACTATGCTCCGATCTATGTTTCGATACAAGTTCATAAGTAGAGTTTCTGCTCCGCCACGGTTCATATTTACAACAACATGCAATACTCTTAATGGACTCCCCACTAACTTCCCTCCACTTATCTATTATTTCCCGACATTATATATGGGCACGATGATACTCACTTTTGGTTTCATTTTGTTCCTCCAACATATATCGTCTGTAGATGGCACTGAGCTCTATATTGAGTTGTGGTAGCGAAAAGGTACTGACTAGATTGATACTTGCTGTTCCCATTTCTTTTCGAAGTTGATTAGATTGGTAGAGTCTTAGCAAAGATCTGGCAAATTGTCCGTAATCGTTTGCTGAGACAATATAGCCATTGACGTTTTCTTGAACTAATTCAATGTGGCCACGATTTTTACTCGCTACAATTGGTAAGCCACAGGCCATCGCTTCGATAATATTTACGGGAAGTCCTTCTCTAAAGCTTGATCCAACACCGATATCACACATCGGTACGAGCATTTCAATATCTTTACGATAGCCAAGAAAATTAACCATATCTTCCATGCCTAGTTCGCTTACTAATTTCCGGCATTTTTCTTGAAGCGCCCCTTCACCTGCTAATAATAGTTTCGCATTTGGCATATAATCTTTAATTAGCGCCAGTGAGCGAATCAGCAATTGCTGGTTTTTATTTTTATTAAATTCTGCTGCATAAAACAGTAAAAAGTCATCTGCTTGATAGCCAAATGACTTTTTTAGTTCTATTTTTTGGGTTTCACTGACTGCTGTAAAATAGTTCGTGTCAACCCCTACACCGTGGACATGCTCAATTAGATTTGCTTTAAAATCGCGATTCTTGGCTAGCTGATAATCCTCTTGGTTAATTGTGATGATACAATCTGTGGATCTTGCCAGCAGCTTTTCAATTGGATAATAGATTAGCCAGTTAAGACGCGGTGCTCCTTCACAAAAATGAAAGCCATGGGCTGTATAAATAACTTTTGTTCGCTGTTTTCTTGCTTGACGGGCAGCTAATCGCGCAAGTACTCCGCCTAAAGGTGTATGACAATGAATGATTTCGTACTGGTTCTCGTTAATAATTGATTTTAATAAATGGTATGCTTTTACGTTCTTGAGCTTAAAGGGCGATCTCTCAATTGGAATGTTAAACTTTTGATCGGTATATGGTAAGTCAAGCTCACCTTTGGCAGCAACATGAACTTCCCAGCCCTGCTCTTTAAACCATTTTAGATAAGGTATGTGAAAGGCTTGAAAATGATAATCAACAGTTGCACAAAATAATATTTTTTTAGGCACTTTACAGCCCCCATTCACCATCATTATGATTTTTTAATTAGTTGCTTTTCAACTAATTTCGATAAATACTCTAGCAAGTCATGTTTTAAATCATCTCGTTGTAAAGCAAACTCAATTGTTGTCTTGATAAATCCCATTTTTTCACCAACATCGTAACGGACCCCTTCAAAATCATAGGCGTATACTGCTTCATAATGATTTAATTTACTAATCGCATCGGTTAGTTGAATTTCTCCACCAGCTCCAGGTTGTTGCTGACTTAAGATCTCAAAGATTTTCGGAGTAAGAATGTAACGCCCTAAAATTGCCAGGTTAGAGGGTGCCTCTTCCAGCTTTGGTTTTTCGACAAGATTACTAACACTGTAAAGGCGTTCGGCTATTTTAGTCCCATCAACAATTCCATAACGAGACACTTCCTCGTCCAAAACATGCTGTACACCAATAATCGAAGCATTATAGCGTTCGTATTGTTCCATTAATTGTTGCAAGCATGGCTTTTCGGCTTTTACGATATCATCACCTAAAAGTACGGCAAACGGTTCATTTCCAATAAACTTACGAGCACACCAAATCGCATGGCCTAATCCTTTTGGTTCTTTCTGCCGAATATAATGAATATCAACAAGTTTTGAAGTTTTTTGTACTTCATCTAACAATTCCAGTTTTCCTTTTTCGAGCAAGTTTTGTTCTAATTCAAATGAATGATCAAAATGATCTTCGATAGCTCTTTTTCCTTTTCCAGTGACAATAATAATATCTTCAATTCCTGAATCAATCGCTTCTTCAATAATAAACTGAATCGTCGGTTTATCTACGATTGGTAACATCTCTTTAGGCATTGCTTTTGTCGCCGGAAGAAATCTTGTTCCTAACCCAGCTGCTGGAATAATCGCTTTTCTGACTTTCATGAGCTCACTCCTTTTATCTTGAAACAACCATTAGTTGTTTGATCGCGACTTTATTATTCGCTAGATTTAACAATGTTTCTCTAAGAGTTTCTTTATCTAAGTTATGATAACTAAGAATAATCGCTTCTATTTCGGCCATATACAATTTTGCTGGTTTTCCAATATAAATCTTTGGATACACTTGACGTTCTTGGATTTCATCTGCTTTTAGTAGTTCTTCAAATAGCTTTTCACCAGGGCGTATTCCCGTAAATTCAATTTCAATCTCTTCTACTGAATTTCCCGAGAGTTTAATTAGATTTTTCGCTAAATCAACAATTTTTACGGGATCACCCATATCGAGAATAAAGATTTCTCCGCCTCTAGCTAATACTCCAGCTTGAAGAACGAGTCTAGATGCTTCAGGGATCGTCATAAAATAGCGAACCATTTCCGGATGTGTGACAGTCACTGGTCCGCCTTTTTCAATTTGTTTTTTGAATAATGGGATGACACTGCCTCTACTTCCCAAAACATTACCGAAACGAACGACAACGAATTTAGTCTTACTTTTCTTATCCATATCTTGAATAACCATTTCTGCTAGTCGTTTTGTTGCCCCCATCACACTAGTTGGGTTAACTGCTTTATCAGTAGAAACCATCACGAACGTATTAACCTTATAGAAACTTGCCGCTTTTGCAGCGTTCATCGTTCCGACTAAATTATTTTTTACTGCTTCTTCCGGGTTTCTTTCCATTAATGGAACATGCTTATGTGCAGCTGCATGATAAACGACATCTGGACGGTATGTCTTCATCACGGTCATCATTTTACCTTCATCCTGTATATCAGCAATTTCAGTAATGAATTGTATTTCTGTATCACCGAATAATTCTTTTAGCTCCATTTCAATGGAATAAATACTATTTTCTCCGTGACCTACTAACACTAGCTGTTTAGGATGAAAGTTTGAGATTTGCCGAGCAACTTCAGAACCAATCGAGCCACCTGCTCCTGTTACTAAGACGACTTTGTTCGTTATATATTCTGATATTTTTTTGCTATCTAGTTGGACAAGTTCTCTGCCAAGAAGATCTTCCACTTGTACATCTCTGAATTGGTTAACAGATACCTTTCCAGTTACTAGATCTTCTAACATTGGCAGAATTTTTGTTTTTGCCTTTGTTTTCGCGCATGCTTGAAAGATACTATTTAATTCCTTTTTACTTAAAGAAGGAATGGCAATAATGATATTCTCAATCTTTAATTCTGCAACGATTTTTTCTATCTGACTAGAACCGCCAACAACTGGTATACCAAAGATATCCAATCGTTGTTTACTAATTTGATCATCAATAAAGGCAACAGGTAATAAATTTTG harbors:
- a CDS encoding glycosyltransferase family 1 protein — translated: MGSPLRVLHVVVNMNRGGAETLLMNLYRNIDRSIVQFDFLTCKEGVFDEEIRELGGNIHRIDYITDIGHFGYIKALNKFFSSNNNYKIVHAHMDKMSGLVLRAAKNNNVPVRIAHSHNTSSEGSLPARLYKWYVGSNILPSATHQFACSSAAAKWLFGKEAENARILKNGIESDQYKFSPEIRKQIRRELMLGHDQFVIGHVGRFNHQKNHIFLLELFAKLSVEIPEATLLLVGDGPLRSQIEKKIKDLKIEKKVKLLGVRSDINRILQAFDCFVFPSFHEGLPVTLIEAQGAGVPCVISDVITKEVDLGLDLIRFMPLQDQSLWLHLIKRIATDNLYREIPNTSLSQKGYDIKNTAQRSQNFYLAL
- a CDS encoding glycosyltransferase family 4 protein, whose protein sequence is MPKKILFCATVDYHFQAFHIPYLKWFKEQGWEVHVAAKGELDLPYTDQKFNIPIERSPFKLKNVKAYHLLKSIINENQYEIIHCHTPLGGVLARLAARQARKQRTKVIYTAHGFHFCEGAPRLNWLIYYPIEKLLARSTDCIITINQEDYQLAKNRDFKANLIEHVHGVGVDTNYFTAVSETQKIELKKSFGYQADDFLLFYAAEFNKNKNQQLLIRSLALIKDYMPNAKLLLAGEGALQEKCRKLVSELGMEDMVNFLGYRKDIEMLVPMCDIGVGSSFREGLPVNIIEAMACGLPIVASKNRGHIELVQENVNGYIVSANDYGQFARSLLRLYQSNQLRKEMGTASINLVSTFSLPQLNIELSAIYRRYMLEEQNETKSEYHRAHI
- the galU gene encoding UTP--glucose-1-phosphate uridylyltransferase GalU, with product MKVRKAIIPAAGLGTRFLPATKAMPKEMLPIVDKPTIQFIIEEAIDSGIEDIIIVTGKGKRAIEDHFDHSFELEQNLLEKGKLELLDEVQKTSKLVDIHYIRQKEPKGLGHAIWCARKFIGNEPFAVLLGDDIVKAEKPCLQQLMEQYERYNASIIGVQHVLDEEVSRYGIVDGTKIAERLYSVSNLVEKPKLEEAPSNLAILGRYILTPKIFEILSQQQPGAGGEIQLTDAISKLNHYEAVYAYDFEGVRYDVGEKMGFIKTTIEFALQRDDLKHDLLEYLSKLVEKQLIKKS
- a CDS encoding nucleoside-diphosphate sugar epimerase/dehydratase; its protein translation is MTYKQRLSLFILIDSCIVLTAIFFSRFLVSADMNMMTLTMVISSTVILVSHNLFAIILKLYKKAWEYASIGELLIIFKVVTFSILTAAFVQQFILQETFFRVLAITWMLHILLIGGSRFFWRIFRDSVINKSANKIRTLIIGAGAAGTMVARQLLKSNDQNLLPVAFIDDQISKQRLDIFGIPVVGGSSQIEKIVAELKIENIIIAIPSLSKKELNSIFQACAKTKAKTKILPMLEDLVTGKVSVNQFRDVQVEDLLGRELVQLDSKKISEYITNKVVLVTGAGGSIGSEVARQISNFHPKQLVLVGHGENSIYSIEMELKELFGDTEIQFITEIADIQDEGKMMTVMKTYRPDVVYHAAAHKHVPLMERNPEEAVKNNLVGTMNAAKAASFYKVNTFVMVSTDKAVNPTSVMGATKRLAEMVIQDMDKKSKTKFVVVRFGNVLGSRGSVIPLFKKQIEKGGPVTVTHPEMVRYFMTIPEASRLVLQAGVLARGGEIFILDMGDPVKIVDLAKNLIKLSGNSVEEIEIEFTGIRPGEKLFEELLKADEIQERQVYPKIYIGKPAKLYMAEIEAIILSYHNLDKETLRETLLNLANNKVAIKQLMVVSR